In a genomic window of Punica granatum isolate Tunisia-2019 unplaced genomic scaffold, ASM765513v2 Contig00060, whole genome shotgun sequence:
- the LOC116189995 gene encoding E3 ubiquitin-protein ligase ATL6-like, protein MKSSGGPRSSLDAASHGSAFVLLVLAASIPISAAQPAGPDAPNLNYARFSPSMVVIVIVLVAALFFMAFFSIYIRRCSDSNAASVAARPSATGRSRRAQRGLDQSVINTFPTLEYSKVKGLKIGKGALECAVCLCEFEDDEMLRLIPKCDHVFHPDCIDAWLGSHTTCPVCRANLVPQPDDSIPPIPQLDGEPAVPEPEENREVDLEQGERPQEEVPQVSLEPPAPEIKNLNRSRTRGSRSNRIRRLFPRSHSTGHSLVQPGEDTERFTLRLPAEVRKQIVNRQLNRAMSMVVLPREGSSRRGYRTGEGSSRGRFSKRFDMLSRSVRRSSRWTFNRVPSFFSKSGSLRSPRVAADSGEGTSSRPAEVVLSGEAARPPV, encoded by the coding sequence ATGAAGTCCTCCGGCGGTCCACGTAGCTCCCTCGACGCCGCAAGTCATGGAAGCGCCTTCGTACTACTCGTGCTCGCCGCCTCGATCCCGATATCTGCGGCCCAGCCCGCCGGCCCCGACGCTCCCAACCTCAACTACGCACGCTTCAGCCCTTCCATGGTCGTAATCGTAATCGTCCTCGTGGCCGCCCTCTTCTTCATGGCCTTCTTTTCAATCTACATCCGCCGCTGCTCCGACTCCAACGCCGCCTCCGTCGCTGCTCGGCCCTCCGCCACCGGCCGCTCCCGTCGGGCCCAGCGCGGCCTCGACCAGTCAGTCATCAACACCTTCCCCACGCTGGAGTACTCCAAGGTCAAGGGTCTCAAGATCGGGAAGGGCGCTCTCGAGTGCGCTGTGTGCCTCTGCGAGTTCGAGGACGACGAGATGCTCCGTCTGATCCCGAAATGTGACCACGTCTTTCACCCCGACTGCATCGATGCCTGGCTCGGCTCCCACACCACTTGTCCGGTCTGCCGTGCCAACCTCGTCCCCCAGCCGGATGACTCCATCCCTCCTATCCCCCAGCTCGATGGCGAGCCTGCAGTACCCGAGCCAGAGGAAAACCGGGAAGTTGACTTGGAACAAGGCGAAAGACCGCAAGAGGAGGTGCCGCAAGTTAGCTTGGAGCCTCCGGCTCCGGAGATCAAGAATTTGAATCGGAGCCGCACACGCGGGTCAAGGTCGAACAGGATACGCCGGCTATTCCCGCGATCACACTCGACCGGGCACTCTCTAGTCCAGCCAGGCGAGGACACCGAACGTTTCACCTTGAGGTTGCCAGCCGAAGTGAGGAAGCAGATTGTGAACCGGCAGCTGAACCGGGCGATGAGCATGGTGGTTCTGCCAAGGGAAGGGAGCTCCAGGAGAGGGTACAGGACCGGGGAAGGGAGCAGCAGGGGACGGTTCTCAAAGAGGTTCGACATGTTGTCCCGGTCAGTCCGTCGTTCCAGTAGGTGGACGTTCAACAGGGTCCCTAGTTTTTTCTCAAAGTCGGGGTCGCTGCGATCTCCAAGGGTAGCAGCAGATAGCGGGGAAGGGACTTCGAGTAGACCGGCAGAGGTGGTTTTGTCTGGTGAAGCCGCGCGACCACCGGTCTAG